From Leptolyngbya sp. KIOST-1, one genomic window encodes:
- a CDS encoding DUF3105 domain-containing protein, with the protein MTESTRTKRRRRGDAPNPLSFLLGPVGIAVLMVALIGGLWYRNRPQTVAFEPNTTTGEAAMANVQTFPDQGQAHVAPGQPVNYDTDFPTSGPHDPNPVLPGVYGQPQRLEELVHSLEHGNIVIYIDQPGQRAVDTLTAWAREFPGYWDGLVVVPHPGLGQEVVLTAWTQKLRLPEFEPEAAATFIDAYRGRGPENPVR; encoded by the coding sequence ATGACCGAGTCTACCCGCACCAAGCGCCGCCGCCGGGGCGATGCCCCCAACCCCCTGTCATTTTTGCTGGGGCCTGTAGGTATCGCCGTGCTGATGGTCGCCTTGATTGGGGGGCTGTGGTACCGCAACCGGCCCCAAACGGTGGCCTTTGAGCCCAACACCACTACTGGAGAGGCGGCGATGGCCAACGTTCAAACCTTCCCTGACCAGGGGCAGGCCCACGTCGCCCCCGGCCAGCCCGTCAACTACGACACCGACTTCCCCACCTCCGGCCCCCACGACCCCAACCCCGTGCTGCCCGGCGTCTACGGCCAGCCCCAGCGGCTAGAGGAATTGGTGCATTCCCTGGAGCACGGCAACATCGTGATCTACATCGACCAGCCCGGCCAGCGGGCCGTGGATACCCTCACCGCCTGGGCCCGAGAATTTCCGGGCTATTGGGATGGCCTGGTGGTGGTGCCCCACCCCGGTTTGGGCCAGGAAGTGGTGCTCACCGCCTGGACCCAAAAGCTGCGCCTGCCGGAGTTTGAGCCCGAGGCAGCGGCTACGTTCATTGATGCCTACCGGGGAAGGGGGCCGGAGAAT
- a CDS encoding heavy metal-responsive transcriptional regulator — MAVATRLKIGDVAKQTGIAVGALRYYESLGLLSSERGDNGYRYYSPEAVHQVQFIKKAQALGFSLDEVGDVLNVHQRGDVPCEFVRSLLQAKIQQLETQIQQMTAFKADLEQYRDRWAETHPRPQPGDICPLIETVALAE; from the coding sequence ATGGCTGTGGCAACGCGGTTGAAGATTGGCGATGTGGCCAAGCAAACCGGCATTGCGGTGGGAGCGCTGCGCTACTACGAAAGCCTGGGGCTGCTGAGTTCTGAACGGGGCGATAACGGCTATCGCTACTACTCCCCCGAGGCCGTTCATCAGGTGCAGTTCATCAAAAAAGCCCAGGCCCTGGGGTTCTCCCTAGACGAAGTGGGAGACGTATTAAATGTGCACCAGCGGGGCGATGTGCCCTGCGAGTTTGTGCGATCGCTGCTGCAAGCCAAAATTCAGCAGCTGGAAACCCAGATTCAGCAGATGACAGCGTTTAAGGCCGATCTGGAGCAGTACCGCGATCGCTGGGCCGAGACGCACCCACGCCCGCAGCCGGGGGATATTTGTCCGCTGATCGAAACCGTGGCGTTGGCGGAGTGA